In a genomic window of Wyeomyia smithii strain HCP4-BCI-WySm-NY-G18 chromosome 1, ASM2978416v1, whole genome shotgun sequence:
- the LOC129717718 gene encoding uncharacterized protein LOC129717718, which translates to MNLRLQMLVIGVFILNSAAWRCSKPGRFRNPDEDETSCELYVTCIPNPDGTFEIKNDQCNIGNMFSAKYQRCITGDSCDNLEDFYAIEYECKECGKFVNVKSQDCRQFVNCLKTKDPGVFIPVKQSCPNNQVFSAKTLSCVDENDYQCPPIVLKSLSDFVCLNVGKYPDESVPNCRGYRLCSKLRNGTMVSKNFLCEKDHIFSEIERKCVTSDIYDCPDDGNHDFKCSAVGRYPDKLSKTCETFYNCFQNSEGELKATLLTCSRGNIFSAITSKCVSTSEYVCPIAHVELELLDHHTVSAIKRLTEEEEIAACAESGRFPNENDQCETYYLCSRDPQANWFKVIAHCPPESLFSPEQKRCVSINDYACPITTTQSFSVTDSAFEESSIECIGAGRVSNREDDTCRTYYLCSLNLKNVLTSALFICPENSVFSTKQNKCVPNETYTCASFIETTITPEISDESGDGIDIVNSDQVDQSSASNTSLFSEYPISYVYVKTESTTSTLPTNYKYPCTATGRFADMNSADCRSYFLCTEYKSGTILSVHLHCPSGMVFSRNESKCVVSTKYLC; encoded by the coding sequence ATGAATTTGCGTTTGCAAATGCTAGTAATTGGTGTGTTTATATTGAACAGTGCAGCTTGGCGATGTTCAAAACCAGGACGTTTCCGTAATCCAGATGAAGATGAGACAAGCTGTGAACTGTACGTGACATGTATTCCTAATCCAGATGgaacttttgaaataaaaaacgaTCAGTGCAATATAGGTAACATGTTCAGTGCTAAGTATCAACGTTGTATAACTGGGGATTCTTGTGACAACCTGGAAGATTTCTACGCTATAGAATATGAATGTAAGGAATGCGGGAAGTTTGTAAATGTAAAATCGCAAGACTGTCGCCAATTTGTGAACTGTTTAAAGACCAAAGACCCTGGTGTATTCATACCTGTCAAACAAAGTTGTCCAAATAACCAAGTGTTTTCGGCAAAAACTTTGTCATGTGTAGATGAGAACGATTATCAGTGTCCGCCAATAGTTCTTAAATCACTTTCAGACTTTGTTTGCTTGAATGTGGGCAAATATCCTGATGAATCAGTACCGAACTGCCGTGGTTACAGATTATGCTCAAAACTACGAAACGGAACCATGGTTTCAAAAAACTTTCTCTGTGAAAAAGATCATATCTTCTCAGAAATAGAACGGAAGTGTGTCACGTCAGATATTTATGATTGCCCGGATGATGGTAATCATGATTTTAAGTGCTCTGCAGTTGGACGCTATCCTGATAAATTGTCCAAAACATGCGAAACCTTTTACAACTGCTTCCAAAACTCAGAGGGAGAGTTAAAGGCGACACTATTGACTTGCTCGAGAGGCAACATTTTTTCTGCGATAACATCAAAATGTGTTTCTACATCAGAATATGTATGTCCAATAGCGCATGTAGAGTTGGAATTATTGGATCACCATACTGTCAGTGCAATCAAGCGATTGACGGAAGAAGAAGAAATTGCAGCTTGCGCTGAATCAGGTCGTTTTCCTAATGAAAATGATCAATGTGAGACATACTACCTGTGTTCACGCGACCCACAAGCCAACTGGTTTAAGGTGATCGCTCACTGTCCACCCGAGTCACTTTTCTCCCCAGAACAAAAGCGATGTGTTAGTATTAACGATTACGCGTGCCCAATTACTACAACCCAATCATTTTCAGTTACTGATTCTGCATTCGAGGAGTCTTCCATAGAATGTATCGGTGCTGGTCGTGTTTCAAATCGCGAAGATGACACTTGTAGAACATATTATTTGTGCTCtttaaacttaaaaaatgtattGACGAGCGCATTATTCATTTGTCCGGAAAATTCTGTGTTCTCTACTAAGCAGAACAAATGTGTTCCAAACGAAACATATACCTGTGCCTCATTTATAGAAACTACAATTACGCCAGAAATTTCCGATGAATCGGGAGATGGCATTGATATTGTAAATTCAGATCAAGTGGACCAATCCAGTGCTTCCAATACGTcgttatttagtgaatatccgATATCATACGTGTACGTAAAAACTGAAAGCACAACTTCCACTTTACCAACTAACTATAAATATCCTTGTACTGCAACTGGACGCTTTGCAGATATGAACTCCGCTGACTGTCGTTCATATTTTCTATGTACCGAATACAAATCTGGTACAATCTTATCTGTGCATCTTCACTGCCCAAGCGGAATGGTTTTCTCACGCAATGAAAGTAAGTGTGTTGTGTCGACTAAGTATTTATGCTAG